From the genome of Helicoverpa zea isolate HzStark_Cry1AcR chromosome 1, ilHelZeax1.1, whole genome shotgun sequence, one region includes:
- the LOC124631944 gene encoding COP9 signalosome complex subunit 2 isoform X1 produces the protein MSDNDDDYMCEEEEDYGLEYSEDSNSEPDVDLENQYYNSKALKEDEPQAALLSFQKVLELEGGDKGEWGFKALKQMIKINFKLGNFTEMMSRYKQLLTYIKSAVTRNHSEKSINSILDYISTSRNCSLQMELLQDFYETTLEALKDAKNDRLWFKTNTKLGKLYYDRGDFNKLAKILKQLHQSCQTDEGEDDLKKGTQLLEIYALEIQMYTAQKNNKKLKALYEQSLHIKSAIPHPLIMGVIRECGGKMHLREGEFEKAHTDFFEAFKNYDESGSPRRTTCLKYLVLANMLMKSGINPFDSQEAKPYKNDPEILAMTNLVMAYQNNDINEFESILKHNRNNIMDDPFIREHIEDLLRNIRTQVLIKLIGPYTRIHIPFISKELNIDEKEVENLLVTCILDNTISGRIDQVNSVLELQSGARGAARYSALDKWTAQLAGLHLALANKMA, from the exons ATGTCGGATAACGACGATGATTATATGTGCGAGGAGGAGGAAGATTATGGATTG GAATACTCAGAAGACAGTAATTCGGAGCCAGATGTTGATCTAGAGAATCAGTACTACAACAGCAAGGCGCTGAAGGAAGATGAGCCCCAGGCTGCTTTGCTTAGTTTTCAAAAAGTCCTCGAGCTGGAGGGAGGGGACAAGGGAGAATGGGGCTTCAAAGCACTCAAACAGATgataaagattaattttaaattg GGCAACTTTACAGAAATGATGTCTAGGTACAAGCAGCTGCTGACGTACATCAAGAGTGCGGTCACGAGGAACCACTCGGAGAAGTCCATCAATTCCATCCTAGACTACATCTCTACTTCTAGAAAT TGTTCGCTACAGATGGAATTGTTACAAGACTTCTATGAGACCACTCTAGAAGCTCTAAAGGATGCTAAGAACGACAGGCTATGGTTCAAGACGAACACGAAGTTGGGCAAACTGTACTATGATAGGGGCGACTTCAATAAACTGGCTAAGATCCTCAAGCAACTGCATCAGAGCTGTCAG ACTGACGAAGGCGAGGATGACTTGAAGAAGGGCACCCAGCTGCTGGAGATATACGCGCTAGAGATACAGATGTACACCGCTCAGAAGAACAACAAGAAGCTCAAGGCGCTGTACGAACAGTCGCTGCACATCAAGTCTGCTATACCACATCCGCTTATTATGGGGGTTATTAGAG AATGTGGCGGCAAAATGCACTTGCGCGAGGGTGAGTTCGAGAAGGCTCATACGGACTTCTTCGAGGCCTTCAAGAATTACGACGAGTCCGGCAGCCCGAGGCGGACGACCTGCTTGAAGTATCTCGTTTTAGCTAACAT GCTCATGAAATCAGGTATCAATCCCTTCGACTCTCAAGAAGCGAAGCCTTACAAGAACGACCCAGAAATCCTAGCCATGACGAACCTCGTAATGGCTTACCAAAACAACGATATTAACGAGTTCGAGTCTATTCTCAAGCACAACAGGAACAATATAATGGATGATCCCTTCataagagaacatatagaggaCTTGCTTCGTAACATCAGGACCCAAGTGCTCATCAAACTGATCGGACCTTACACTAGGATTCATATACCGTTTATATCTAAAGAACTGAATATCGATGAGAAAGAAGTCGAGAATTTATTGGTCAcgtgtattttagataa CACTATCAGCGGTCGCATCGACCAAGTGAACTCGGTGCTGGAGCTGCAGTCGGGggcccgcggcgccgcgcgctACTCGGCGCTGGACAAGTGGACGGCGCAGCTCGCCGGCCTGCACCTCGCGCTCGCCAACAAGATGGCGTAG
- the LOC124631944 gene encoding COP9 signalosome complex subunit 2 isoform X2, with protein MSDNDDDYMCEEEEDYGLEYSEDSNSEPDVDLENQYYNSKALKEDEPQAALLSFQKVLELEGGDKGEWGFKALKQMIKINFKLGNFTEMMSRYKQLLTYIKSAVTRNHSEKSINSILDYISTSRNMELLQDFYETTLEALKDAKNDRLWFKTNTKLGKLYYDRGDFNKLAKILKQLHQSCQTDEGEDDLKKGTQLLEIYALEIQMYTAQKNNKKLKALYEQSLHIKSAIPHPLIMGVIRECGGKMHLREGEFEKAHTDFFEAFKNYDESGSPRRTTCLKYLVLANMLMKSGINPFDSQEAKPYKNDPEILAMTNLVMAYQNNDINEFESILKHNRNNIMDDPFIREHIEDLLRNIRTQVLIKLIGPYTRIHIPFISKELNIDEKEVENLLVTCILDNTISGRIDQVNSVLELQSGARGAARYSALDKWTAQLAGLHLALANKMA; from the exons ATGTCGGATAACGACGATGATTATATGTGCGAGGAGGAGGAAGATTATGGATTG GAATACTCAGAAGACAGTAATTCGGAGCCAGATGTTGATCTAGAGAATCAGTACTACAACAGCAAGGCGCTGAAGGAAGATGAGCCCCAGGCTGCTTTGCTTAGTTTTCAAAAAGTCCTCGAGCTGGAGGGAGGGGACAAGGGAGAATGGGGCTTCAAAGCACTCAAACAGATgataaagattaattttaaattg GGCAACTTTACAGAAATGATGTCTAGGTACAAGCAGCTGCTGACGTACATCAAGAGTGCGGTCACGAGGAACCACTCGGAGAAGTCCATCAATTCCATCCTAGACTACATCTCTACTTCTAGAAAT ATGGAATTGTTACAAGACTTCTATGAGACCACTCTAGAAGCTCTAAAGGATGCTAAGAACGACAGGCTATGGTTCAAGACGAACACGAAGTTGGGCAAACTGTACTATGATAGGGGCGACTTCAATAAACTGGCTAAGATCCTCAAGCAACTGCATCAGAGCTGTCAG ACTGACGAAGGCGAGGATGACTTGAAGAAGGGCACCCAGCTGCTGGAGATATACGCGCTAGAGATACAGATGTACACCGCTCAGAAGAACAACAAGAAGCTCAAGGCGCTGTACGAACAGTCGCTGCACATCAAGTCTGCTATACCACATCCGCTTATTATGGGGGTTATTAGAG AATGTGGCGGCAAAATGCACTTGCGCGAGGGTGAGTTCGAGAAGGCTCATACGGACTTCTTCGAGGCCTTCAAGAATTACGACGAGTCCGGCAGCCCGAGGCGGACGACCTGCTTGAAGTATCTCGTTTTAGCTAACAT GCTCATGAAATCAGGTATCAATCCCTTCGACTCTCAAGAAGCGAAGCCTTACAAGAACGACCCAGAAATCCTAGCCATGACGAACCTCGTAATGGCTTACCAAAACAACGATATTAACGAGTTCGAGTCTATTCTCAAGCACAACAGGAACAATATAATGGATGATCCCTTCataagagaacatatagaggaCTTGCTTCGTAACATCAGGACCCAAGTGCTCATCAAACTGATCGGACCTTACACTAGGATTCATATACCGTTTATATCTAAAGAACTGAATATCGATGAGAAAGAAGTCGAGAATTTATTGGTCAcgtgtattttagataa CACTATCAGCGGTCGCATCGACCAAGTGAACTCGGTGCTGGAGCTGCAGTCGGGggcccgcggcgccgcgcgctACTCGGCGCTGGACAAGTGGACGGCGCAGCTCGCCGGCCTGCACCTCGCGCTCGCCAACAAGATGGCGTAG
- the LOC124632090 gene encoding arrestin domain-containing protein 4, whose amino-acid sequence MPRKLLKFLIVFDNTSLLYFPGQFLSGKVLMELQDDTPVLGLHFHVIGEGVVRVGSGRHERLFDKENYIDFRMRLLGEPGHGTSILSPGIHSFPFKLGLPMGLPSTFLGTHGWVQYYCKAALREPNGLTHKNQQVFIVMNPIDLNLEPPVLSQQFECSVEHRLGVGCVGGGSVTCGVALDRGAYVPGESIVLTATLLNNSKTTIKATRAALTETIQYSAHGKVAAKEVRELASLTHGKTRPGGADTWRHELLYVPPLPPTNLRGCHLISVHYDVFFIIEPKSLEKEVKLQLPILIGTYPFREETEEPQPPTHYPSTLPIFRAWLHDKPAN is encoded by the exons ATGCCGCGCAAACTTCTAAAGTTCCTCATAGTGTTTGATAACacatcattattatattttcctgGTCAATTCTTGTCTGGGAAAGTTCTAATGGAGTTGCAAGATGACACGCCAGTATTAG GTCTACACTTCCATGTTATTGGCGAGGGTGTTGTGCGAGTTGGTTCTGGCCGACATGAGAGGCTGTTTGACAAGGAGAATTACATTGACTTCAGGATGAGACTTCTTGGTGAACCAG GTCATGGCACATCAATCCTATCCCCCGGCATCCACAGCTTCCCCTTCAAGTTGGGGCTGCCGATGGGCTTGCCGTCCACCTTCCTCGGCACTCACGGCTGGGTCCAGTACTACTGTAAGGCAGCACTGAGAGAACCCAACGGCCTGACACATAAGAACCAACAGGTTTTTATTGTGATGAACCCCATTGATCTGAATTTGGAGCCACCTGTTTTGTCT CAACAGTTCGAATGCAGCGTAGAACATCGTCTCGGCGTGGGCTGCGTCGGCGGCGGGTCTGTCACGTGCGGCGTGGCGCTGGACCGCGGCGCGTACGTGCCGGGGGAAAGCATCGTGCTGACTGCGACCCTGCTCAATAACTCTAAAACTACTATTAAGGCTACAAGGGCTGCGCTTACTGAG ACGATCCAATACTCAGCGCACGGCAAGGTGGCGGCCAAGGAGGTGCGCGAGCTAGCGTCGCTGACGCACGGCAAGACGCGGCCCGGCGGCGCCGACACGTGGCGCCACGAGCTGCTGTACgtgccgccgctgccgcccacCAACCTGCGCGGCTGCCATCTTATATCTGTGCACTATGATGTCTTT TTTATAATCGAGCCTAAAAGCTTAGAAAAGGAAGTGAAGCTGCAACTACCGATCCTGATAGGCACATACCCATTCCGTGAAGAAACTGAAGAACCACAGCCACCCACACACTACCCCAGCACACTGCCCATCTTCCGTGCCTGGCTGCACGATAAACCTGCAAActga
- the LOC124645893 gene encoding tubulin gamma-1 chain-like: MPSEMITLQLGQCGNQIGFEFWKQLCIEHGISPEGILEEYASAGSDRKDVFFYQADDDHYIPRAVLLDLEPRVIHTIMNSPYAKLYNPENVYLSKHGGGAGNNWASGYAQGEKLNEEVFDIINREADGSDNLEGFVLCHSIAGGTGSGMGSYILEHLSDRFPKKLVQTYSVFPNLDEISDVVVQPYNSLLTLKRLTESADCVMVLDNTALNRIASDRLHIQNPSFAQINTLVSTIMSASTATLRYPSYMNNDLISLVAPLIPTPRLHFLMTGYTPLTADHELNTAPKIRKTTVLDVMQRLLQPKNMMVSLSPDRTNQHCYISILNIIQGEVDPSQVHKSLQRIRERKLASFIPWGPASIQVALSRRSPYVHASHKVSGLLLANHTNISSLFDRCLQQFDKLRKREAFLEVFRKEPMFKESLEEFDESRGVVDDLVQEYQAAATPDYVHWNPESSQI; encoded by the exons atgCCGAGTGAAATGATAACGCTGCAGCTCGGCCAATGTGGCAACCAAA tTGGTTTTGAGTTCTGGAAGCAATTGTGTATAGAACATGGCATATCTCCGGAGGGGATTCTTGAGGAATATGCGTCGGCGGGGTCAGATCGGAAGGATGTGTTCTTTTACCAAGCTGACGATGACCACTACATACCTCGGGCAGTGTTGTTGGATCTGGAGCCCCGTGTCATACACACTATCATGAACTCGCCATATGCCAAG TTGTACAACCCAGAGAATGTATATCTCTCAAAGCATGGAGGTGGTGCGGGTAACAACTGGGCATCAGGGTATGCTCAGGGTGAGAAGTTGAATGAAGAAGTGTTTGACATCATCAACAGAGAAGCTGATGGCAGTGATAACTTGGAG GGTTTTGTGCTCTGCCACTCAATAGCGGGAGGCACAGGATCAGGCATGGGCTCCTACATACTAGAACATCTGTCAGACAGATTCCCCAAGAAACTGGTGCAGACCTACAGTGTGTTCCCCAACTTGGACGAAATCAG TGACGTAGTAGTCCAGCCATACAACTCGTTGCTAACACTAAAGCGGCTAACAGAGAGCGCAGACTGTGTGATGGTGTTAGACAATACGGCGCTGAACCGCATCGCCAGCGACCGGCTGCACATACAGAATCCGTCGTTTGCGCAGATCAACACGCTCGTGTCTACTATCATGAGTGCCAGTACTGCTACACTTAG GTATCCCTCATACATGAACAACGATCTGATCAGTTTGGTGGCGCCGCTCATACCGACCCCCAGACTGCACTTCCTCATGACTGGATACACGCCGCTGACGGCCGACCATGAACTAAATACT GCGCCAAAAATTCGAAAAACGACAGTACTGGACGTGATGCAAAGGTTACTGCAACCAAAGAACATGATGGTCTCACTCAGTCCAGACAGGACGAATCAACATTGTTACATATCAATATTGAATATCATACAG GGCGAAGTAGACCCATCACAAGTCCACAAGTCTCTGCAACGTATCCGCGAGCGCAAGCTAGCGTCGTTCATCCCGTGGGGCCCCGCGTCCATCCAGGTGGCGCTGTCGCGGCGCTCGCCATACGTGCACGCCTCGCATAAAGTGTCCGGCCTGCTGCTCGCCAATCATACCAACATATCTTCA TTGTTCGACAGATGTCTGCAACAATTCGACAAGCTGCGCAAGCGAGAGGCTTTCTTAGAGGTGTTCCGCAAGGAGCCGATGTTCAAGGAGTCGCTGGAGGAGTTCGACGAGTCCAGAGGAGTGGTCGACGACCTCGTGCAGGAGTACCAGGCTGCTGCCACGCCAGACTATGTGCACTGGAATCCAG AGAGCAGTCAAATATAA
- the LOC124645902 gene encoding cAMP-regulated phosphoprotein 19: MSDSPDQPEPPKDPKELEKLEEAKLKAKFPNAMLGRGPGGHSAFLQKRLAKGQKFFDSGDYQMAKQRPGNLAQPFKAPAAPAKLPTGDAIPTPETVPLRKTSIIQPKFQAPSQTS; the protein is encoded by the exons ATGAGTGATTCACCTGATCAGCCTGAGCCTCCAAAGGAT CCGAAAGAGTTGGAAAAATTGGAGGAAGCAAAGTTAAAGGCGAAGTTCCCAAATGCTATGCTGGGACGAGGGCCTGGGGGACACTCAGCATTCCTGCAGAAGAGACTAGCCAAGGGG CAAAAATTCTTCGATTCCGGCGACTATCAAATGGCGAAGCAGCGGCCGGGTAACTTAGCGCAGCCGTTCAAGGCGCCTGCTGCCCCCGCCAAGCTGCCGACCGGCGACGCCATCCCCACGCCCGAGACCGTCCCGCTGCGCAAGACTTCCATCATCCAGCCCAAGTTCCAGGCGCCCAGCCAGACCTCCTAG
- the LOC124633624 gene encoding structural maintenance of chromosomes protein 6-like, whose protein sequence is MESDIVEEDIDGSIVSIHVRNFFCHDNLEVNLNRNVNFIVGRNGSGKSAILTALVVGLGGRASATNRGSNLHSFIKKGANSATIEIKIKNSSPKSYKHHIYGDFITIVRNINASGGSSYKVKTASGDVASTKFEEVNSIILAHDIQVDNPISVLNQDDARSFHASDAKKKYSLFRKATNLDQTENNYNVAIENCQKATAIWNRKNDACADLEKEYKKWKASHEQLRSRDEIKALKTSLQNEYYWSEISELEREAGKIQEEYDRQKAMMDKLREKLSKMEQNYGSKTSAIDELRNILDQKNLEKTALEQEMRALEGEVNSVQAAWRGSQHSAGKYSESLNREKRKVADLEREIQYIGSGAVESNRAQLEERSGRAVAAAEAARARYGTAQHEAAQARDAVAHAQAQADAHAQRQQRHRDSLRQLKQQLRELESRGNDSLAVYGSNMVELCQRVTAAANKGHFSQKPRGPIGAYLKVKEKKWGGALEHILGGNVQTFCVNNAEDSRKLNQIINQVYGSGPKPSVTCSKFLPRMHDVRRGRVRAPGFLSALDSLDVPDPVVANFLIDNAAMERVLLVPEHDDAIRLSDNEENVPENLLKIVTLDCTEYHPAPNYRSYGGSGRKSRFLHLSTAERKK, encoded by the exons atggaaTCTGACATAGTTGAAGAGGATATAGACGGTTCCATTGTCAGCATACACGTTCGTAACTTCTTTTGCCATGACAATTTGGAAGTTAATTTAAACagaaatgtaaattttattgttgGTCGCAACGGGAGCGGGAAAAGTGCTATTCTAACTGCGTTAGTGGTCGGCTTAGGGGGCAGAGCCTCTGCTACAAACCGCGGAAGTAATCTACATT CATTCATAAAAAAGGGCGCCAACTCCGCTACAATAGAGATTAAAATCAAGAATAGCAGCCCTAAGTCCTACAAGCATCATATTTACGGTGACTTCATAACTATTGTGAGGAATATAAATGCTTCGGGCGGCTCTAGTTATAAAGTGAAGACTGCTTCGG GTGACGTAGCTTCAACGAAATTCGAAGAAGTAAACTCAATAATTCTTGCACATGACATACAAGTTGACAACCCTATCTCAGTACTTAATCAGGATGATGCTAGAAGCTTCCATGCTTCTGATGCCAAGAAGAAGTACTCCCTGTTCCGTAAGGCGACGAACTTGGATCAGAcggaaaataattataatgtagcCATTGAAAATTGTCAGAAAGCCACTGCGATATGGAACAGGAAAAATGAT GCATGTGCAGACCTAGAAAAAGAGTACAAAAAGTGGAAGGCGAGCCACGAGCAATTGAGATCTCGTGACGAGATCAAAGCTCTTAAGACTTCTCTCCAGAACGAGTACTACTGGAGCGAGATCTCTGAGTTGGAGCGAGAAGCGGGGAAGATACAAGAAGAGTATGACAGGCAGAAAGCTATGATGGACAAGTTGAGGGAGAAGCTCAGTAAAATGGAACAGAATTACGGCAGCAAAACCAGTGCTATTGA CGAATTACGAAACATTCTAGACCAGAAAAATCTAGAAAAAACCGCTTTAGAGCAAGAGATGCGCGCGTTAGAGGGCGAAGTGAACAGCGTGCAGGCGGCCTGGCGCGGCTCGCAGCACAGCGCCGGCAAGTACAGCGAGTCGCTCAACCGGGAGAAGAGGAAGGTCGCCGACCTGGAGCGAGAGATACAGTACATTGG GTCAGGTGCAGTTGAGTCGAATCGCGCTCAGCTAGAGGAACGCTCGGGCCGCGCTGTAGCCGCGGCGGAGGCGGCTCGCGCGCGGTACGGCACGGCGCAGCACGAGGCGGCGCAGGCGCGGGACGCCGTGGCGCACGCGCAGGCGCAGGCCGACGCGCATGCCCAGCGACAACAGCGACACAGGGACTCGCTGC GGCAACTGAAGCAACAACTGCGCGAGTTGGAGTCTCGCGGCAACGACTCGCTGGCGGTGTACGGCAGCAACATGGTGGAGCTCTGCCAGCGCGTCACCGCCGCCGCCAACAAGGGACACTTCTCGCAGAAGCCGAGGGGACCTATCG GGGCTTATCTGAAAGTGAAGGAGAAGAAGTGGGGCGGAGCGCTAGAGCACATCCTCGGCGGGAATGTTCAAACGTTCTGCGTGAACAATGCTGAAGACTCCAGGAAGCTTAACCAGATTATAAATCAA GTATACGGCTCAGGTCCGAAACCAAGCGTAACATGCAGCAAGTTTCTGCCTCGCATGCACGACGTCCGTCGCGGGCGCGTGCGGGCGCCGGGCTTCCTGTCCGCGCTGGACTCGCTGGACGTGCCCGACCCTGTCGTCGCTAACTTCCTCATCGATAACGCTGCTATGGAGAGAGTGCTGCTTGTTCCTGAACATG ATGACGCGATCCGTCTATCGGACAACGAGGAGAACGTACCTGAGAATCTGCTGAAGATAGTGACGCTGGACTGTACGGAGTACCACCCCGCGCCCAACTACCGCAGCTACGGCGGCTCCGGCCGCAAGAGTCGCTTCCTGCATCTTAGCACTGCTGAGAGGAAGAAGTGA